In Juglans microcarpa x Juglans regia isolate MS1-56 chromosome 7D, Jm3101_v1.0, whole genome shotgun sequence, the following are encoded in one genomic region:
- the LOC121238668 gene encoding xyloglucan endotransglucosylase/hydrolase protein 2-like — protein MDLFLLICLLVFLLAAAGHEATAARPDVPWSQNYAILYGQDHTQSLNQGKEIQLSIDQVSGSGFRSLKTYGSGFFSMRIMLPPGDSTSIVTTFYLRSYTDNHDEIDFEFLGNSTPPYLLHTNIFTNGQGSREQRINLWFDPTKDFHDYHVLWNQRQVVWMVDGIPIRVFENKENIGVKFPVQAMQIEATMWTAAWASPDGKPPNWGQGPFRAYYQGFNIDGCVAQNNTIATDPCFGSNSWWNRKNYWKLNPMQLKAYLGVRKKYLVYDYCIHRPGSKPPECNRH, from the exons ATGGATTTATTTCTGCTGATCTGCCTCCTTGTCTTTCTCCTCGCTGCTGCCGGGCATGAGGCAACTGCTGCACGGCCTGATGTTCCTTGGTCGCAAAACTACGCTATCTTATACGGACAAGATCATACCCAGTCTCTTAACCAAGGGAAAGAGATTCAGCTTTCCATTGACCAAGTTTCAG GTTCTGGTTTTAGGTCTTTAAAGACTTATGGTTCTGGATTTTTTAGCATGAGGATAATGCTCCCACCTGGGGATTCCACATCAATCGTCACAACCTTCTac ctaAGATCATATACAGATAACCATGACgagattgattttgaatttttgggaAATTCAACACCGCCGTATTTGCTGCACACAAATATATTCACAAACGGCCAAGGTAGTCGGGAGCAAAGAATCAATCTTTGGTTTGATCCGACTAAAGACTTTCATGATTACCATGTTCTTTGGAATCAACGTCAAGTTGT gTGGATGGTGGATGGTATTCCGATACGAGTGTTTGAGAATAAGGAAAATATTGGAGTGAAATTCCCGGTGCAAGCAATGCAAATAGAGGCAACCATGTGGACAGCAGCATGGGCATCTCCTGATGGAAAGCCACCGAATTGGGGTCAGGGGCCATTCCGAGCCTACTATCAGGGGTTCAACATTGATGGCTGCGTTGCCCAGAACAACACCATTGCTACTGATCCTTGCTTTGGTTCCAATTCTTGGTGGAATAGGAAGAATTACTGGAAATTAAATCCAATGCAGTTAAAAGCATATTTGGGTGTGAGGAAGAAGTACTTGGTTTATGACTATTGTATTCATAGGCCTGGCTCTAAACCCCCAGAATGCAACAGACATTAA
- the LOC121238647 gene encoding LOW QUALITY PROTEIN: cationic amino acid transporter 7, chloroplastic-like (The sequence of the model RefSeq protein was modified relative to this genomic sequence to represent the inferred CDS: inserted 1 base in 1 codon), with protein sequence MGSHGSSFSSLPAYLRALAHTPTRLARLAGSVSTSFAELSQVRARSGPDMRRTLRWFDLVGLGVGGMVGAGVFVTTGSGAHRAGPAVILSYAIAGLCSLLSAFCYTEFAVDMPVAGGAFSYLRVTFGEFAAFMTGANLVMDYVMSNAAVARSFTSYLVTAIGLPTAKWRLTVPSLPHGFNEIDIVAVVVVLIITLIICYSTRESSVLNMVLTALHILFIVFVILMGFWLGDWRNLTEPEDPKKHPSGFFPYGVSGVFXGAATVYISYIGYDAVSTMAEEVQDPVKDIPIGVSGSVILVTILYCLMAASMSKLLPYDMIDEKAPFSEAFRGKSDGWGWVSNVIGVGASFGILTSLLVAMLGQARYLCVIGRSRVVPAWFARVHPRTSTPVNASAFLGIFTAAIALFIDLDVLLDFVSIGTLFVFYMVANAVIYRRYVVLGTTNPRPTLSFLCTFTLTSIIFTLVSHLAPAGKPKAFMLTAFGVIALAILQIFHCMVPQARKPEHWGVPLMPWIPSISIFLNIFLLGSLSGPSYVRFGFFSALAVLVYVFYSVHASFDAEEDGTFDDLGQKNGEISMESKEIDQGFSLKV encoded by the exons ATGGGTAGCCATGGCTCCTCCTTCTCCAGCCTCCCAGCCTACCTCCGGGCACTGGCTCACACCCCCACCCGCCTCGCTCGCCTCGCCGGCTCCGTTTCCACCTCCTTCGCTGAGCTCAGCCAGGTCCGGGCCCGCTCCGGTCCTGACATGAGGAGGACGCTCCGATGGTTCGACCTCGTTGGTTTAGGCGTCGGCGGCATGGTCGGTGCCGGCGTTTTCGTCACCACCGGTAGCGGCGCCCACCGCGCCGGTCCCGCCGTCATCCTCTCATATGCCATTGCCGGCCTCTGCTCCCTCCTTTCCGCCTTCTGCTACACCGAGTTCGCCGTCGACATGCCCGTCGCCGGTGGCGCCTTCAGCTACCTCCGCGTCACCTTTG GTGAGTTTGCGGCCTTTATGACCGGCGCGAACCTCGTGATGGACTACGTAATGTCAAATGCCGCCGTTGCAAGAAGCTTCACCAGCTATCTAGTCACAGCTATCGGACTCCCCACTGCTAAATGGAGACTCACGGTCCCTTCACTCCCTCACGGGTTCAACGAAATAGATATCGTCGCTGTCGTCGTCGTTTTGATCATTACCCTCATCATCTGCTACAG TACGAGGGAGAGCTCAGTGTTGAACATGGTGTTGACGGCGCTGCACATTTTGTTCATAGTGTTTGTGATACTGATGGGATTCTGGCTAGGGGACTGGAGAAACTTGACGGAACCTGAAGACCCGAAGAAACACCCATCCGGTTTCTTTCCTTACGGAGTGTCGGGCGTTT AAGGGGCAGCCACGGTTTATATCAGTTATATTGGATACGATGCGGTCTCGACCATGGCCGAAGAAGTCCAAGACCCCGTCAAGGACATCCCTATCGGAGTCTCGGGCTCCGTCATCCTCGTCACCATTCTCTACTGCCTCATGGCCGCTTCAATGTCGAAGCTCCTCCCCTACGATATG ATCGACGAGAAAGCGCCGTTTTCGGAGGCGTTCAGGGGGAAATCGGACGGCTGGGGATGGGTGTCGAACGTGATCGGCGTGGGGGCCAGTTTCGGCATTCTGACGTCGCTGTTGGTGGCGATGCTGGGGCAGGCTCGGTACCTGTGCGTAATCGGACGGTCCAGGGTGGTCCCCGCCTGGTTTGCCAGGGTCCACCCAAGGACATCCACGCCCGTCAACGCCTCCGCTTTTCTTG GTATCTTCACGGCAGCCATTGCCCTTTTCATCGACCTCGATGTTCTCCTCGACTTCGTATCCATCGGCACGCTCTTCGTCTTCTACATGGTGGCAAATGCCGTAATCTACAGACGTTACGTTGTCCTGGGGACAACCAATCCGCGCCCAACCTTATCGTTCTTGTGCACTTTTACCCTCACCTCCATCATCTTCACCCTCGTCAGTCATCTTGCGCCGGCGGGAAAGCCTAAGGCTTTCATGCTCACTGCTTTTGGTGTTATTGCGCTCGCAATATTGCAGATTTTCCATTGCATGGTTCCTCAGGCAAGGAAGCCCGAACATTGGGGTGTCCCTTTGATGCCCTGGATACCTTCCATTTCCATCTTCTTGAACATATTCTTGCTGGGGTCTCTGAGTGGGCCATCCTACGTGAGGTTTGGATTCTTCTCGGCTCTAGCTGTCCTAGTGTATGTGTTCTACAGTGTTCACGCTAGCTTTGACGCGGAAGAAGATGGGACGTTTGATGATCTTGGTCAAAAGAATGGTGAAATTAGTATGGAATCGAAAGAAATTGATCAGGGATTTAGTCTCAAAGTGTAG
- the LOC121238688 gene encoding 40S ribosomal protein S17-3-like — MGRVRTKTVKKSSRQVIERYYSKMTLDFHTNKKILEEVAIIPSKRLRNKIAGFSTHLMKRIQKGPVRGISLKLQEEERERRMDFVPDESAIKTDEIKVDKETLDMLAALGMSDIPGLVEAELQPVIPAQVFGRGAGGAGGPRRY, encoded by the coding sequence ATGGGTCGTGTTCGTACCAAGACTGTGAAGAAGTCCTCCCGCCAGGTGATTGAGAGGTACTACTCAAAGATGACCTTGGACTTCCACACAAACAAGAAGATCTTGGAGGAGGTTGCCATCATTCCCTCGAAGCGTCTTCGTAACAAGATTGCTGGCTTCTCTACCCACCTGATGAAGCGGATTCAGAAGGGCCCAGTTCGTGGCATCTCACTGAAGCTGCAAGAAGAAGAGCGTGAGCGTCGTATGGACTTTGTGCCCGATGAATCTGCTATCAAGACTGATGAAATTAAGGTTGATAAGGAGACACTTGACATGCTTGCTGCTCTTGGCATGTCTGATATCCCTGGGCTTGTTGAGGCTGAACTACAGCCTGTTATTCCTGCACAAGTGTTTGGTCGTGGTGCAGGTGGTGCTGGTGGACCTAGGAGGTACTGA